Within Mongoliitalea daihaiensis, the genomic segment TACCAATCGTCTTATTGTACCATTCCTGTCCCTCCCATTTGTTTGGTAGAAAAAAAATAGGGAAGCCAAAAAGCAATAAAAGTAAGAAGACAAATGTCTTACGATAATTGGCCACAAAACCGAGACTTCTATTATAAATCCTAAAAGAACGAGCTCTCTTCCTTAACTGTGCTATACTCAATTTACGACCCTCCTTTGCTTTAGACCCAAATAAGAGTTCGTACATCGCAGGAGTAAATAATAACGCTACTAACAATGATACTGCCAACATCACCGCTACCACCACTGAGAATTCGGTCAGATTCTTTCGGTCTTCCTCCGGTAGAAAAAACACAATCATCAATGCTGCTATAGTCGTCAAAGAGGCTGCCAATAAAGCCAAAAACACCTTTCGGTTTCTATGCTTGTGCAAATGGTCTATCATAATGATCGCATTATCCACGATTAGACCGAAAGAAATGGTAAGTCCAGCAATGGTATAGAGGTGTATATCAATGCCCATCATATACAGTACCAAGGCTGTAAGACTCAAATTAACTACAATTCCCAAGAATAAGGTAGTCAGGTATTTCAGGTTTCGATTGATCAAAAAGATAAAGACAATCAATATCAAAATCGACAATCCAGATCGCTTGTAAATCTTATTGAGCTCTTTTTCCAAAAACTCCGTATCATCGCTCTCTAGACGCACCTCAAAACCTGCTGGCAGCAAACTTTTTGCATCCTCCACAGCTGCTTTGATTGATTGGGCTAAGAGTACCTTATTAACTCCATCTCTATTAAAAACAGACAGTGTAACAGAGTTATTTCCATTGATTCGGTAATAAGATGTGGGTTCAGCCTCTTCGAGGGTCAACTGGGCGAGATCACGTAGATAAACTTCTTTCCCTTCCCGTAAAGTGATGAGAAGCTGCTCCAACTGCTCCAAGGAGGTCAGAGATCGGTCAAATTGGATGAAAAGTGTTTCGTTGCGAGTATTCAGTACAGCCCCGGGGTAATTAACACCAAAGGAGCCACGAATAACCGCCTCTAAATCAGATTTACTTAACTGATAGCGCTGTAGACGCTTGATATCGTAGGTGATAAATAATTGCAAATCATTGGCGCCTCTGACAGTGACTTCTTCAATTTCTTCAAATTTGTTGAGTGATGTTTTTAAAACATCCTCAGCTATTTTTTTGATTTCAAAAGAAGCAAATGGTCCATTGACCGAATATGTCAAAATAGGGTTTTTCGCAGTCGATTTACGCTCTTCAGATTGCCTGACAATTGGATAAGACACTTTGGGGTCCAAATTCGGATAAACTTGCCGAATGATGGACGCCACCTCAAATTTCTTAAACTCCATATCTGTCTGTTTGTCAAAACGCAGCGTGATTGAGCCCATGTCATAATTGGATACCGAATTGACTTTTTTCAAATCAGCCAACTGCGAAAGTGCTCCTTCCAAAGGTGAAGTAGCTAGCTTTTCTACCAAATCAGGTGAAGATCGAGGCACACTGTAGGTAACAGAAAGCACAGGCTCTCTTTCCCGAGGATTCAAATCCACAGAAAGTCTTGGCACCAAGGCAAACCCTATGATACTGATTACTACAAACGATATGATAATCCTGAATGAAGACATATTTTTTAAATGCGAGATACTCGACGCAAGAGTTTAGACTTATCAGCTTCAAGCAGCAATTAATACTTGCGAACTACACAGCTATTCGTACTTAACTTTTCTGGCATCGAAAATTGGTTTTCGCTTTTTACTTAATTATTGGATTTACATGGTTTTTACTCCAATGAAATATTCGATGTGTTTTGATTTTAAACGTTCGCTTCTACTGTATCGGCTCTGATTTTCTCTTTTTTCGTAAGTATCCAATACGCTAGAGGCACGAAATATAGCGCTGTAAATGTACCGATTGTCAAACCACCAATAACTGAAAATACAAGTGGTCGCTGAAGATCTGCACCAAGCCCTGCACTGAAAACTACTGGCAACAAAGCCAAGATGGTAGTTACTGAAGTCATCAAGATTGGTTTCAGTCGAATTTCACCAGCTTCATACAAGGCCATTTCCAGCGCTTCTTGCATTGAAAACTTATCTTGATACGTCACCCGAAGACGATTGATAGTATCAATTTTCAAAATAGCGTCATTTACCATGATCCCCAACATTACAACAAGTCCAATCGCTGACATCACATTCAAACTTGTTCCAGTAATCAGCAATACCATAAACGCTCCTGCAACTCCTAGAGGTAAGGTAAAGATGACAATCAATGGCTGAAGAAAATTTTCGAATTGTGCCGCAAGAATAAAATAGAGAAGTAGAACCGATACCAATAAAATCCCAACCAATTCTTGAATAGTCTCTCGATCTTTGAAATACTGCCCAAAGAAACTAACCCCTAAATTATTTTCATTTGCCCATTGAGAAATCGCAGTAGTGTGAACTTCGGGCTTGGAATCCTCTAACAAGACAGATTGATAAATCCCACCCTTATCGGAGGTTACAAACTTGTAGTGATTTTCATAATCAAAGCTGATAAAATTGATTAAAGCATACTCTGTCCCATCCTTCCCAATCAATGCATTGGTTCGTAACAATCGCTCAAAATCAGCATACTCAGTTCTCAACTTGATAGGAGTGATTTCACCAAAACGCTTGATATCGGTGATAGTGAAGGAACCGAATAATTGTTTTACCTTTTCCTGTAGGTCATTTGGACTTATTCCATATAAGGCTAGCTTCCCCGCATCCAATCGAAACACTACGGAGGCTTCTTTTTGCAGGCCAGGCCCCCTAGTAAATTCAGGAACAGGAAATTGCTCTAGAAATCCATCCATCTTTTCTTCTGGAACTGGTTTTTTAGAAACCATGTCTTTCCAACGGACTTCGTAATAAGGGATATTGGTATTGAATAGCTGATCAAATGCATTAGGAGCATCCGTAATATCGAAGAACGAATTGGGATACTGTGTACTCAAATAGTTTTCCAAAACCTTCATCTTCTCAGCTTTAAGCTCTTGTGTTTCAAACAAAAAATATACACTTGCTTCCTGCAAAGAACTTTCTCCATCAAATAAGAGGAATTGACGCACGCCTACATCCGCTTCTGATTTTTCATAATTCCCTTCCAACAAACCTAACAAGCGAAGCACACGCTCTTTGTTTTCATCGACACCAATCGGTTCATTCCAATTAATTTGAACCACAGCATCAAATTTTTCAATAGGAGGTAATCCACGCACGTCCAAAAGTTGGGATAAAGCAAGTCCTAATGGGATCAGAATCAAAAAGAAGAAAAAACTGACTTTACGATACGCAAAAATATGCTTGTAAAGCTTTTTATACCCTTTCAATACCCATAAAAAAAGTTTACTATCCTCTCCTTGAACACCTTTACTTTCAGTGCTTTTAAAGAATAAATGATACAACATGGGAAGGAAAATAAAGGCAACCATCAAGGAAACCCCCAAAATAGCAGCCACAGAAATCGCTTGATCCTTGAACAAGGCTCCCGAAATCCCACTCAAAAACACCAATGGTACAAATACCGCCAAGGTAGTCAATACAGAGCTGATCAAAGCTGACATTACCTCATTGACTCCTGCAACGCAAGCCTCAAACAAAGCTAATCCTTGCTTCCGCTTACGGGTGATATTATCCAAAACAATGATGGAATTATCAATCAACATCCCAAGACCCAAGGCTAAACCTGATAAGGAAATGACATTGATAGAAACCTCAAAGAAATAAAATACCAAGAAACTAATCAGTAATGAAACAGGTAGGGAGACCCCTATGATGATGGGCATACGGTAATTTCCCATAAAAATGAACAACACCCCGAATGCAAACATCCCTCCAAAAAGGAGAGAGGTCTGCAGATTGCTGATTCCCGCATTGAGTAATACTGATTGATCTTGTGTCAATGCAAATTCAACCTGTGGGTAATCTACTTTAAAAAGCTCGACTGCTTCATAAATTTTTGGAACCAGCTCATTCATTTTGGCTGCAGCTTGCTTGTGAACGGTAATTACCAAGCCCTCTTCCTGCCCAAACAAATGATGTCCCAAGACATCTCCTATTTCATACCGGACATCAGCTACTCTACTCAAAGGTACTGTAATGCCTTCGCGTGAGGTTACTGGTAATTGACTAATGTCATCGGGATTATTGACTCGGGTAGCTAAGCGCAAATAATAGCGAAACTGCCCATCTTCTACGGATATCCCAGGAAGCTCTTCGTTCCCAAATCGAATAGCACTGATTACCTCCTGAGCAGTCATACCCAATGCACGTAAAGCAGGAATGTTTGGAGTAACAGCAATGACCCGCTCTTTTCTTCCGTTGATATCGACAAGAGATACACCCTCCAATTGCTCCAATCGCTTTTTCAAAACATTTTCTGTCAGTAAGCTGACTTCTGAATAATCAAAGCCTGTTTTGGGAACCACTTGGACGCGGATGATAGGAATATCATTGGTATTGATCCGGATCACTTGCGGTCTGGGAAGATCATTGGGTAGACTGTTGGTCAATCGGTCGATTTTTTCATTCACTTCGATGTAGGCCAACTCCATTTTGGTCCCGTAATCAAAGGTCAAGCGTACATTCCCTACTTCTGAGCCCGCCTTACTTTCCATATCTTCCAACCCACCCAAAGTCATGAGTGACTCACGGATAGGATAGAGTACGTTTTGTTCAATAGCTTCAGGAGAAGCATTGGGGTAGTTGACTTTGATGACTATTTGAGGCACATCGATAGGCGGCAGCAAACTAATAGGCAACGCACGAAATACGATGACTGCAAAAACCATCAAGGCAATAAAAATCATGCTGACCGCAATTGGCCTTTGGAGTAAGAAACGTACCATGCTTAATCCTTTACAATTTGTACAGGGGCTTGGTGAGCCAACTGAAGATTATTGGTGGTAATGACTGTAGCTCCATCATCAATTCCTGAAAGAATCTCTACTTCCTGCCCATTGTCTTTACCAACTTCTACATAATTCCATTTGGACTCATTTTTGTCTATTGTAAAAACGACAGCCCGCTGGGAGCGGTACACCAAAGCTTGCTTAGGAACAACAAGTGAATTATTCTGTGGTGCGCGAATAATTGCGCGCGCATTCATCCCTGGAAGCATTTTACTAGCTGAGGTCAAGAGAATCCCAACTTGGACTAGTCCATTTTCGTCTACTTTTGGATTGATGCTTTGTACAGCGCCAGTCAGTTGATCTCCACTACCTACCGGGTAAATTTCTGCTTTCTGACCTATACTGATCAATGCGATATCAGATTCCAAAACCTTGACTTTTAATTCCAATCGGCTAGGACTGATGATTTCCAAAAGTTCATCACCTGCCTTTACCAAACTACCCCTTTTGATTTTCAGATCTGCAACTTTTCCTGTGATAGGTGCCTTGATGATTGTTTTTTCTAAGTCCAATTCAGCTTCTTTCAGGTCAATCTCAGCAGTAAACAACCCACTTTTAGCCTTTAACTGTTCTTCGATTTGGGTAATGCGTTGGGCATCTCCTGAGTTGAGTATGGTTTCAAAACTCAATAAATCAGACTGATAGACAGATTGTGCATTTTTTAAAGCGATTTTAGCTTTTTCTAGCTTAAACTTTGCTTCTGTATCATCCAGTTTGGCTAAGATTTTTCCTTTTTCTACAAGTTCACCTTCTCTAGCATTCAATTCTAACAAATAGCCTGCTCGCTCGATGACTACCATGATTTGCTCCGGAGCTTCAATTTTACCGGATGCATTGATTAAGTAATCAAATGATTTACGCTCTGCAGTAGCTACTCTTACGGGAGTGGCCGCCACTTCCCCTCTAAAAGATTCTAATGGGATTTCCTCCCCTTTTTGTTTTTCTTCTGTACAAGCAAAGGCAACTAAAAATGCAATCCAAAGAATATGCGGAAACTTGACTTTCATAAGATAGAATTAAATTGAGTGGTTTAAATAACTAAGTTTTTAACCAAAAAACAAAATAGAAATGTTAAAAATTATTTTACACACAAAAAATTAGCTCATTTTTTGCAAAAATGAGCTTCTTTCAATTAGGAAGCAATGGTGTTGGCTACCCTTGTACCTATTATTTTATCGAATGAAGCTATTGTTGAGAAGGTATCCACTTGAAGTGGAAACGTAAAAATTTCAGGTTTGTCAAATTCTAACTCTATGGGGTTTTCATAAAGCCTCAATCGCAAATCTTCTGGCTTATCATCCTGAAAATGTTCCATCAACTTTAGGACTACTTCTTCATCTGCTACCTCCACTCGAACATGAACTATACCATCGCGCACCATATCCAACTGCTCAGCAGCTCCTCTAGACAAATCAATAATTCGTTTGGAAGATTGTGGCAATCGATCGTTGATTCGTACCCACACCTCATTTCCATTTTTCAAATTGGTCACTTTCAACATAGTTCCAAAAGGGAGATATTTATGCGCAGCTGTCAGCGCTTTCATATCATAAATCTCTCCATTAGCAGTTTTTCTCATATGGAATTTCTTTCCATAGAAACTGGCAACTCCCTCTTGGATTTTTAAACGTTCCTCCAAGGTAGGCAGCGTGTCACTAGCCCAACCCACCACTGGAATTGCAAGCAAAATCACCACTATGAGGAAAATATTTTTCATTGCGAACCAATAAGCAATTCATGTACCAAAAAACATTTATAGCAAGCGTACAATCTGTTTTTTATACCAATTCTACATGCAAAATATATACAAACAGCTGAAAATAAAACTTTTAAAATATCTAAATCAAAAATAGCTCTGAAATCACCCTAGATGTCCTGCTTTGTTTCGTTTACAATGATCCAACAAAAACTCTAAAGCATCTAGCTGCTCCTCCCATATTTGGGCACTTGAACGATAAGCAGAACCAGCCTCACGAACTCTCTGTATAGCTTCTGCGGGTTCTACAGTTAAGAAAATCACCTGAGTTTCTATCCCCAAATCTTTCGCTTGATAAATCAAATCCATAAATGGACTAGTCCCTTCGGATACTACAGGACACTCCACAACAACGGTTTTGTCATCTTCGAAAGCCATAAAAGCCTCCCATGGGATTTCATTGTAAAGCTCAATAAAAGCATCATTATCCTCTACCCTAAAGCCATCCAACACTGGTTGAAGTGTTCCGAAGCGGGCCATACTTTCCTGAAACAAATCCATTACATGAAACTTTTTATGGTCCGCATAATTTTTCTCAATAAATGTGCTTTTGCCGGATCCCTGAATCCCTATTACAAAAATCATTTTTCTCATTCTTCACTTGTTTAATTGTTTACCATAACTCCACATCACTCCCCATATTTCATGATAAGCCGCCAGTTTATCCTTCTGGGATGGTACTCTAGCCACTTTACTTTTGAAATTTGGGTAATCCAAGTCAAGGATTTTTTGAGCAACAATCGCCGCCATTTCCTTTTTTGGTACCAAGACTCTGAAGCGGTAATCCGCATCTAGAATTTCCACAATTTGCTCAGACGAAAAAAGACTGAGTAAATCCTTTTGAACTCGCGCACGGACCATTAACATATCCGGGAGTTCACGGTGTTGTACGATGGAAATAAATCCATCTGTTGACGCTATCCACATATCAATAAGAATTTGTTTTTACGCAGGTATGGAGCTTAATTTTTTCGGAGCTTGACTTTAAAAAATCAAATAAATACAGAGCTCTAGCTCAACTACATTACGAATGTACTTCTCAATTTTTCAATAAAAAAATTAATGACACTAACTGTCGAAAAAAGAATGCAATTAAGGAACTATCCAAGAACCTTCCCAGGAGTCATTTTTAAGAAAAAATTGGGCTCTTTGGTGTTCTAAACCATTCAATTGTAATACCTCAAACATGATTGGTTTCAATTCTATCACAGCAAAGTAACGGGGATCATCCAATTGGTCTTCCCAGACAAATGCCGCGCTAGGCTCCACAATGGGAGTACCTGGTGCGAGTTTGGAGTTATATGCCTTTTGTGCTTCTCCCTGTACGCGAGACCAGTGCGCATGAGCCATGTCATCCCCTTGGTGAATCAGGGCATCCGCTTGGATTCGGACCTGTGCGCGCTTTTGTGGATGATAACATGTAAGCGATACCTTTGGGTTTTGTAGTATGCTTTTCACTTTTTCTGTGCGACTATCGGAATAAAAAACCAGGTTCAATGATGCATCTATCATTCGCATAACCACATATCGAGCATCTGCTGCTTGGTTACACACAGTTGACAATACTACAAATCGAAAAGGATGCTTTTTATCTAGCGTGCCTCTCCTTAACTCATGCTTGAGATCTTGGAATACAGTATCAAGTGTGGCATCTATTGAAATAAGCATCGGAAAGGAGTTAATGTATCTACTCTTGGAACCGATCGAAGTTAAAAAAGTTTGATTAAACACTCGGTAATAAAAAAAGGCCAGTTGAAAAAATCAACTGGCCTTTTTGGTATTCATAAATCACCAAGATGTCAACATCTCTTAAACCTCAACCGAATCAATATTTTTGAAATATACTTGTCTATCTGCATCCAGATCCACCAATACCGCAGAGTCATTTTTGACATAGCCTGAAAGGATTTGTTTGGACAGTTCGTTTAAAACCAAACGTTGCATAGTCCGCTTCAAGGGTCTTGCACCAAATTGCGGATCAAAGCCAACCTCGCCCAAATAATCCAATACCTCTGGAGTTGCTTCAATTTCAATAGATGCTTGTTCTAATCGTTTTTGAATTTCTCTCCATTGGATGTCAACAATTTTTCGGGTAACAGTTTTGGTCAATGGCTCAAACATAATCGTGTCATCAATTCTATTGAGGAATTCTGGTCTGACCGACTTTTTAAGCAATTCATATACCTCCTGTTTGGTTTTTTCCAATATTAAGTCTTTGTTCCATTCTTCCATTTCAGCAAATCTCTCTTGAATCAAGTGGGAGCCAATGTTAGTAGTGAGGATAATGATGGTATTTTTAAAATTCGCGATTCTCCCCTTATTATCTGTGAGCCTACCATCATCCAATACTTGCAACAAGATATTGAATACGTCTGGATGTGCTTTTTCGATTTCGTCAAGCAAGATCACTGAATAGGGCTTTCTGCGGACTGACTCAGTCAATTGTCCTCCCTCATCATAACCTACATATCCTGGAGGTGCTCCCACCAATCGCGAAACGGAATGACGTTCTTGATATTCAGACATGTCAATCCTTACCATTGCATTTTCATCATTAAAGAGGTATTCTGCTAAGGCTTTGGCTAATTCTGTTTTCCCAACTCCCGTAGTCCCCATGAAAATAAATGACCCAATAGGTCTTCTGGGATCTTGAAGGCCTGCTCTACTTCTTCGGACGGCGTCGGATAAGGCAATGATAGCTTCGGTTTGACCAGCTACCCGTTTCTCAAGCTCATCCTCTAAGTGCAGGAGTTTTTCTCGGTCACTTTGAATCATTTTGGAAAGCGGTATACCTGTCCATTTAGAAACTACAGCAGCTATATCTTCACTATCGACTTCCTCTTTCAACAAAGGAGATCCTTGCTGCATCTCCTCCAATTGCCTTTTGAAGGATTCCAGTTTTTGTTCAGCTTCGATGATTTTCCCGTAACGGATCTCAGCCACTTTCCCAAAATCTCCAGCGCGTTCGGCTTGTTCTGCCTCTACTTTAAGTTTATCAATGGCTTCTTTCTCTCGTCGAATGCCCATAATGACAGCTTTTTCAGCCTCCCATTTAGCCTTAACAGCTTGCCTTTTTTCGGTCAAATCTGCTATTTCCTTGCTGAGGACAGTCTCTTTATCCTTGTTGTTTTCTCTTCTGATCGCCTCTCGCTCAATTTCTAATTGCATTATGCGACGATTGAGCTCATCCAATTCTTGTGGTAAGGAATCGATTTCCATCCGAAGCTTAGCGGCAGCCTCATCCATCAAATCAATGGCTTTGTCAGGTAAGAATCGATCTGAAATATATCGTTGGGACAATTCTACGGCTGCTATTACTGCATCATCCTTGATGCGGACTCCATGGTGCAACTCATATTTATCCTTGATCCCTCGTAAAATGGAAATCGCATCTGCTGCATCCGGTTCGTCCACCATTACTGCTTGGAATCTACGTTCCAGAGCTTTATCCTTTTCTATGTATTTTTGGTACTCTTTGAGGGTTGTTGCGCCGATAGCATGCAATTCACCTCTCGCCAACGCCGGTTTCAGTAAGTTGGCAGCATCCATGGCTCCTTCCCCTCCACCTCCTGCGCCAATCAAGGTATGAATCTCATCGATAAATAAGATAATTTCCCCATCGGAGTCTGTCACTTCTTTGATAACCGCTTTCAAACGTTCTTCAAATTCTCCTTTATACTTGGCACCTGCTACCAATAACCCCATATCCAACGATATTAAAGTTTTGGTTTTGAGGTTTTCGGGAACATCCCCACTTACAATCCGCTGAGCAAGGCCTTCTACGATGGCAGTTTTACCCACTCCCGGCTCACCCAACAGTATGGGATTATTTTTGGTCCTTCTGGCCAAAATTTGCAAAACTCTCCGGATCTCCTCGTCTCGACCGATGACAGGGTCTATTTTACCCTTCTTGGCTAATTCGTTCAGATTTTTGGAATATTTTTCCAAAGCTCTGTACTTGGCTTCTGCATTTTGATCTGTCACTTTATTTCCTTGTCTTAATTGCTTGATTGCTTCGATTAGGGCTTTTTCTTCAAGACCTTGATCCTTTAATAATTGGGCTGTTTTATCCGAGCCAGCCAAGATTCCTAATAAGAGATGTTCAATCGCCACGAAATCATCACCAAATCGTTTCAATTGCTCTTTGGACTTTGCTAGGGCTTGTTGAGAAGCCTGAGAAAGATAGGGCTGTTGACCGCTCACCTTGGGTAAAGAAGCAAGAACTGAATCCAACTTTTCTATCAGAATGCTTTTGTTGATTGTAGATTTTTTAAACAGAAAATCCACCACATGCTCATCATCTGCCAAAATCCCTTTAAGGATATGCGCAGGCTCAATGGCTTGCTGCTGTGCAGTCATAGCCAACTCTGCTGCCTTTTGAATAGCTTCCTGAGATTTGATTGTATATTCCTTGAAATCCATATTGATCGAATTTACTAACCTGTTGACAGCTAGCAATCAAAAAATAATCCAAGGGATAAAAAATCAAAAAAACTGAAAAAATGTCTTATTTTAAAGATTTTCTGTTTTAAAACATGCCATTTAGTCATGGAAAGTAGTGGAAAATACCACTCCTTCATGGAGACAAACACTTAATTTGAGTCTTCGACTACTTTAGTTCGTTGTTTTTCTTCATCGGTCATATACCGATCTATATCGCGTTGGTATCGCTGAATGTTCATCTCTGCCTCCTGTACTGCAATTTCAGTCTTTTTAATCGCTAACTCCATCTTTGCAAAATCAGCATCTGTCTTTTTCCCCTTTTGACGGGCCTTCTCTAGTGCTAATACCTGTTTTGAAAGTTTCAATTCAGCCTTTCCCCTTTGAGTCAAGGCTTTATCATAATTTTTCCTTGCTTTCTCTAAGTTACCAAGTCTCTTTTGCTCAGCTTTTTCAAGTGCCTGCTCTTGTTTAAGGGCCGCTTGAATCTTTTTCTCTTCGGCTTTAAGTTTGGCTAATTGCTGTTTTTCTTCTTTTTCCAGGCGCTTTTGCTCGGCAATCTCTTCCTTGCTTACTTCTTGAGCAAAAACATTAACCCCTGAACTAAAAAACAGGATTAATACAAAATAAAATGCGATTCCAATTTTCATCTTAACAATAGTTTAATTTTGCTATCTTGGCAATTTAAGTGATTTTTTTCGGCGAAAGGTCTCTTAGTTATCAAAAAAAAACACTTTCTACATTAAAATTACAATTTTTTGCTAGAATGTACTAAAGAATTTAATAATTTACGCTTTGATAGCTTGTTTTAGCAAACCATGAATCCAACCCTTGCGTTTAATCCCCTATCAGTACCTGTATTTGCCACTGGAGTTTTATTCCTAGTACTTTATTTCCTTTCTGCAAGGTCTGATAATAAACAAGGAGAAAGAAATTTTTCATTTCTTATGATCACTTGTTTCTTCTACGGTCTTTTATATGGCTTAGAATTATCTGCCGTCACAGTTGAGACATTAGTTTTATTTTTCAAGTTAGAGTTTATGGCAGGTGTGTTCATTGCACCTTTTTTACTGTTATTTATTTTAAAGTATTCCGATAAATCAAAATACATCACACCTATCAATACTTCCATTCTTTTAGGAATATCTATATTTTTCTTAATTATGATATGGACGAATGAGATTCATCATTTATTCTATCGTGAAATCTCTGGAGCACAAAATGAACTTTTCT encodes:
- the clpB gene encoding ATP-dependent chaperone ClpB produces the protein MDFKEYTIKSQEAIQKAAELAMTAQQQAIEPAHILKGILADDEHVVDFLFKKSTINKSILIEKLDSVLASLPKVSGQQPYLSQASQQALAKSKEQLKRFGDDFVAIEHLLLGILAGSDKTAQLLKDQGLEEKALIEAIKQLRQGNKVTDQNAEAKYRALEKYSKNLNELAKKGKIDPVIGRDEEIRRVLQILARRTKNNPILLGEPGVGKTAIVEGLAQRIVSGDVPENLKTKTLISLDMGLLVAGAKYKGEFEERLKAVIKEVTDSDGEIILFIDEIHTLIGAGGGGEGAMDAANLLKPALARGELHAIGATTLKEYQKYIEKDKALERRFQAVMVDEPDAADAISILRGIKDKYELHHGVRIKDDAVIAAVELSQRYISDRFLPDKAIDLMDEAAAKLRMEIDSLPQELDELNRRIMQLEIEREAIRRENNKDKETVLSKEIADLTEKRQAVKAKWEAEKAVIMGIRREKEAIDKLKVEAEQAERAGDFGKVAEIRYGKIIEAEQKLESFKRQLEEMQQGSPLLKEEVDSEDIAAVVSKWTGIPLSKMIQSDREKLLHLEDELEKRVAGQTEAIIALSDAVRRSRAGLQDPRRPIGSFIFMGTTGVGKTELAKALAEYLFNDENAMVRIDMSEYQERHSVSRLVGAPPGYVGYDEGGQLTESVRRKPYSVILLDEIEKAHPDVFNILLQVLDDGRLTDNKGRIANFKNTIIILTTNIGSHLIQERFAEMEEWNKDLILEKTKQEVYELLKKSVRPEFLNRIDDTIMFEPLTKTVTRKIVDIQWREIQKRLEQASIEIEATPEVLDYLGEVGFDPQFGARPLKRTMQRLVLNELSKQILSGYVKNDSAVLVDLDADRQVYFKNIDSVEV